In the Juglans microcarpa x Juglans regia isolate MS1-56 chromosome 6D, Jm3101_v1.0, whole genome shotgun sequence genome, one interval contains:
- the LOC121234945 gene encoding probable arabinosyltransferase ARAD1, giving the protein MVEKGMLPSRFLFYLVTISMFLLILSSVFLLEFRNTSIIPTSVFKLFLVNSSSADIKPYVRSEQTTLPLIPSGNTQINSERSMRSGRLGCQVNNSSREISSLGKQRNIVCDATQALLRVFMYDLPPEFHFGLVGWKGRVNQTWPNVNNPSRIPSYPGGLNLQHSIEYWLTLDLLSSNTPNVVRPCTTIRVKNSSLADVIFVPFFSSLSYNRHSKLHRKEKVSLNQILQEKLVKFLKGQEEWKRLGGKDHLIIAHHPNSMLDARSKLGSAMFVLADFGRYPGDIANLGKDIIAPYRHLVRTIPNGESAPFGRRPILAYFQGAIYRKDGGIIRQELFYLLKDEKDIHFTFGSIRANGINSAGQGMSSSKFCLNIAGDTPSSNRLFDAIASHCVPVIISDQIELPFEDVLDYSEFCLFVHGSDAVKKGYLLKLLRGIKQDKWTRMWEKLREIAHHFEYQYPSKPGDAVDMIWEEVSRKISSIRFKLHRNNRYSRSQF; this is encoded by the exons ATGGTGGAAAAGGGCATGCTTCCCTCGAGGTTTCTTTTCTACTTAGTAACCATTTCTATGTTCCTTTTGATCCTTTCATCTGTGTTCCTTCTCGAATTTAGAAATACTTCCATCATACCCACATCGGTATTTAAGCTTTTCCTTGTTAATAGCTCATCAGCTGACATCAAACCCTATGTCAGAAGTGAACAAACGACACTTCCTTTGATCCCCTCTGGGAATACACAAATTAATTCTGAAAGGTCCATGAGAAGTGGAAGATTGGGATGTCAGGTGAACAATTCGAGTAGGGAAATCTCTTCTCTAGGAAAGCAAAGAAATATTGTCTGCGATGCTACTCAGGCTCTCTTGAGGGTTTTTATGTACGACTTGCCTCCTGAATTCCACTTTGGACTAGTGGGTTGGAAGGGGAGGGTGAATCAAACATGGCCAAATGTCAATAACCCAAGTCGGATCCCATCATACCCAGGTGGGCTGAATTTACAACACAGTATAGAGTACTGGCTTACCCTTGATCTTTTGTCTTCAAACACCCCAAATGTTGTTAGACCCTGCACCACCATAAGAGTGAAGAATTCAAGTCTAGCAGATGTCATTTTTGTTCCATTCTTCTCATCTTTGAGTTACAACAGGCATTCTAAGCTTCATCGCAAGGAGAAAGTTAGTCTTAACCAGATATTGCAGGAAAAATTGGTTAAGTTTTTGAAGGGTCAGGAAGAATGGAAGCGATTGGGTGGAAAGGATCATCTAATTATTGCCCACCATCCAAATAGCATGTTAGATGCAAGAAGCAAGTTGGGTTCAGCCATGTTTGTGCTCGCAGATTTTGGAAGATACCCAGGTGACATTGCGAATCTTGGGAAGGACATAATTGCTCCTTACAGGCATTTAGTGAGGACCATCCCCAATGGTGAATCAGCCCCATTTGGTAGACGTCCTATATTGGCATATTTCCAAGGGGCAATATACAGGAAAGAT GGAGGAATCATTCGCCAAGAACTATTTTACCTTCTCAAAGATGAGAAGGATATACACTTCACATTTGGCAGCATTCGAGCAAATGGGATTAACAGTGCAGGCCAAGGGATGTCATCATCCAAGTTCTGCCTAAATATTGCTGGAGACACCCCTTCCTCAAATCGTCTCTTTGATGCCATTGCAAGTCATTGTGTTCCTGTGATCATTAGCGATCAGATTGAGCTACCATTCGAAGATGTCTTAGACTACTCAGAGTTTTGCTTATTTGTCCATGGATCTGATGCTGTAAAAAAGGGTTACTTACTGAAACTTCTTAGAGGAATTAAGCAAGACAAGTGGACCAGAATGTGGGAAAAATTGAGGGAGATTGCGCATCATTTTGAATACCAGTATCCATCCAAGCCTGGGGATGCTGTGGATATGATTTGGGAAGAAGTTTCACGCAAGATATCTTCAATTCGTTTTAAACTCCACAGGAATAACAGATACAGCAGATCTCAGTTTTGA